From Ascochyta rabiei chromosome 12, complete sequence, the proteins below share one genomic window:
- a CDS encoding peptide transporter ptr2, which yields MDTPEEKYSFPINEGSASMPTACSQQLIAETNYFEEPTEEDLRTCRREADKLPKTAILVAVVSLCERYAYYGFLGILREHHDSFKKATGY from the exons ATGGACACGCCCGAGGAGAAGTATTC ATTCCCCATTAATGAAGGCTCTGCGTCGATGCCCACAGCCTGCTCTCAGCAGCTTATTGCTGAGACCAATTATTTCGAGGAACCGACCGAAGAGGATCTGAGGACATGTCGACGAGAGGCAGATAAGCTGCCTAAAACGGCTATCCTTGTGGCCGTGGTCTCTCTATGCGAGCGCTATGCCTACTATGGCTTCTTGGGCATTCTCCGTGAGCATCACGACTCGTTCAAGAAAGCAACTGGCTACTGA
- a CDS encoding peptide transporter ptr2 — translation MYAVGLTILLITSLPPLLRQGSGLPGLIVALIIISLGVGGVKSTLPPFLADQCHASKTRISISKTGERVIVDREATVEYAFNVYYWCVNIGGQAIVASTLLEKNIGFWVAFLICTCAIFLGLTLLFLGRKHYVNLPPDGSVLPSAWKVICIAVRHGFRLDAARPKKVAEDTGKTVKWRDSFIEEMKKALVAARIG, via the exons ATGTATGCCGTCGGACTTACCATTCTTCTGATAACGTCTCTCCCGCCCTTGCTGAGGCAAGGCTCCGGACTTCCCGGTCTGATAGTCGCCCTAATTATAATCAGTCTTGGTGTCGGAGGTGTCAAGTCCACGTTGCCGCCATTCCTAG CGGACCAATGCCATGCGTCCAAGACTAGAATCAGCATCTCCAAGACAGGAGAGCGAGTCATTGTTGACCGAGAGGCAACCGTCGAGTATGCTTTCAACGTCTACTACTG GTGTGTGAATATCGGTGGCCAAGCCATTGTTGCATCAACATTGCTCGAAAAGAACATTGGTTTCTGGGTCGCGTTTCTGATATGCACGTGCGCCATCTTCCTTGGCCTCACTCTGCTCTTCCTGGGCCGAAAGCATTATG TCAATCTTCCTCCAGACGGCAGCGTTCTCCCATCGGCATGGAAAGTCATCTGCATTGCCGTCAGACACGGGTTCCGGCTAGACGCCGCCAGACCTAAAAAGGTGGCCGAGGATACTGGCAAGACAGTAAAGTGGCGTGACAGCTTCATCGAGGAGATGAAAAAAGCGTTGGTCGCCGCGCGCATTGGGTGA
- a CDS encoding peptide transporter ptr2, whose amino-acid sequence METGGIPNDLMPDLNAITVLLCLPLATHGLYPLLRKLRISFPPVTRIALGFLLEAMAMGFAAGVQGYIYASGPCYDHPRACPASPDGSLPNRVSIVMQIPIYVFEGLGEIFSNPAMYEYAFTEAPQSMKAVLQAFFALTAAAGSAFGLALTPTYRDPHLLAMYALLAGAMFVGAVGVYALLRPRRRRGDSEAGS is encoded by the coding sequence ATGGAGACAGGCGGGATCCCCAACGACTTGATGCCCGACCTCAACGCCATTACTGTCCTACTGTGCCTCCCACTAGCAACGCACGGCCTGTACCCGCTGCTGCGCAAGCTGCGCATCAGCTTCCCGCCGGTGACGCGCATCGCGCTCGGCTTCCTGCTCGAGGCCATGGCCATGGGCTTTGCGGCGGGCGTGCAGGGCTACATCTACGCGTCAGGCCCGTGCTACGACCATCCGCGCGCGTGCCCAGCGTCGCCAGACGGCAGCCTGCCCAATCGCGTCAGTATCGTTATGCAGATCCCCATATACGTCTTCGAGGGCCTCGGCGAGATCTTCTCAAACCCGGCCATGTACGAGTATGCCTTCACCGAGGCGCCTCAGAGCATGAAGGCTGTGCTGCAGGCTTTCTTTGCCCTCACCGCCGCAGCTGGCTCTGCGTTCGGCCTCGCTTTAACCCCAACGTACAGGGACCCTCACTTGCTGGCCATGTACGCGTTGCTGGCTGGCGCCATGTTTGTCGGCGCCGTTGGGGTGTATGCGCTTCTACGGCCGAGGCGGAGACGCGGCGATAGCGAGGCTGGCTCATGA